One stretch of Cololabis saira isolate AMF1-May2022 chromosome 15, fColSai1.1, whole genome shotgun sequence DNA includes these proteins:
- the LOC133461465 gene encoding zinc finger protein 516-like, which produces MVPALRTRPLREHKPQIPRASVAVPGIFHLVDVASPPGKVMETEEKEPVSQKLTAGTKVEKEEDLSSSHACGVCGRSFPLLSSLSQHMRRHTREKPYKCPYCEHRTAQKGSLKVHVRSHKLGLLSRNLADKEVGDEGQKSEANAQDSPELISPSDKAHAVNGKVKKKIGKRKIKGKEGGEGGDAADSGPFCCAICGQVFPQVLLLKSHMKRHRGSQDHGCRICGRRFRQAWFLQSHMRIHQAKAQLRGGRGNEQPATINGAPQDPAALVGEECLYELCAACGNFFHDRKALRVHEKLHKLNHGRAQNPPPEEAQTSEWRVDKKRFLESLNLTCARSKGTPEERSLGSRIPELDPVCSYQTWQLATRGRLVEATEKCLGWQERLADAEVAYDTEKGEYVPLRQEKKRKQVDASNAAVKKKKGDAGLERTPNTLSHGKAGDKKKDRILLNGLGHAFYEALQTKQVQDGHVSSKVNKNGGRPEPEDRKSYLCEHCDFQTVDASLLSSHQHARHPGPPGRHSTALDPMSSSGPKASRYMDYLRSRSVLLSQPYWNPYVDPPALPAPAPALAEAKVKVETSGVGGYAAVDAAGLLNLSSSPVAPIAAEGPVKTEGLVRHQCPYCSHTTNYPEVLWIHQRVAHRVDGSSSMAPKWAPSINSLKSSKAVGSQWRRTGPPPFLEGKDCPALPAPRTHRTQPPGAAAHGSSKHQATRSKHLPKDPSPSDGTPSGGKTYLQAQRKTGEPKPAAEGGSKGPSAQTGSSNRSVHAKGLHKPRAPQHRGNAAPVEGSFPQEGLGFILARNHGGAPSNAAADRLHPRRQAADFPSAPKGSDLWAAMNMWRLHGGKAYVDPLLFAQGKTDSAGEVPVDFDVLSLLKNYSPHDLAALYQHWGFVDPRLGPQAVLQVNGSFASEVRSSSEASKQMSSRSSTSSGSLHKGT; this is translated from the exons ATGGTCCCTGCTCTGAGAACTCGGCCACTTCGGGAGCACAAACCTCAGATACCTCGAGCATCAGTTGCCGTTCCCGGGATTTTTCATCTCGTTGACGTTGCCAGTCCTCCGGGAAAAGTGATGGAGACGGAGGAGAAGGAGCCGGTCTCACAGAAGCTTACGGCAGGAACTAAagtggagaaggaggaggatcTCTCCTCGAGCCACGCCTGCGGGGTGTGCGGGCGCAGCTTTCCCCTGCTCAGCTCCCTGTCTCAGCACATGAGACGACACACCCGGGAGAAGCCGTACAAGTGTCCCTACTGCGAGCACCGGACGGCTCAGAAGGGCAGTCTCAAGGTTCATGTTCGAAGCCATAAACTGGGGCTGTTGAGCCGTAACCTCGCCGACAAAGAGGTGGGAGATGAGGGGCAGAAGAGTGAAGCCAACGCACAAGACAGCCCCGAGCTCATCAGCCCGTCGGACAAGGCTCATGCTGTCAACGGCAAAGTGAAGAAGAAAATTGGAAAGAGGAAAATCAAGGGTAAAGAGGGCGGAGAGGGGGGTGACGCGGCGGACTCGGGGCCGTTTTGCTGTGCCATTTGTGGGCAGGTCTTTCCTCAGGTGTTACTCCTTAAGTCGCACATGAAACGGCACCGCGGCTCCCAGGATCACGGATGCCGCATCTGCGGACGCCGCTTCCGCCAAGCGTGGTTCCTCCAAAGTCACATGCGCATTCACCAGGCCAAAGCCCAGCTGCGTGGCGGCAGGGGCAACGAGCAGCCTGCCACCATCAACGGGGCTCCTCAGGACCCGGCGGCCCTGGTAGGGGAAGAGTGCCTGTACGAGCTCTGCGCCGCATGCGGCAACTTCTTCCACGACCGCAAGGCGCTCCGGGTTCACGAAAAGCTGCATAAACTCAACCACGGCCGCGCTCAGAACCCGCCGCCTGAAGAGGCCCAAACCTCGGAGTGGCGCGTTGACAAGAAGCGGTTTTTGGAAAGCCTGAATCTCACATGCGCCAGATCCAAGGGGACGCCGGAGGAGAGGAGTCTGGGCAGCCGGattccagagctggacccagTTTGCAGCTACCAAACGTGGCAGTTAGCCACGCGGGGGCGGCTGGTGGAGGCCACAGAGAAGTGTCTGGGGTGGCAGGAACGGCTGGCTGACGCGGAGGTGGCGTACGACACGGAGAAGGGCGAGTACGTGCCGCTGAGgcaggagaagaagaggaagcaGGTCGACGCCTCCAACGCCGCGGTTAAGAAGAAAAAGGGCGACGCCGGCCTGGAGCGCACGCCCAACACCCTGAGCCACGGTAAGGCCGGGGACAAAAAGAAGGACCGCATCCTGCTGAACGGACTGGGACACGCCTTTTACGAGGCGCTACAAACCAAGCAGGTCCAGGACGGTCACGTCTCATCTAAAGTGAACAAGAACGGGGGCCGTCCAGAGCCGGAAG ACAGGAAGTCCTACCTCTGTGAGCACTGTGATTTCCAGACCGTTGACGCCTCGCTGCTCAGCTCTCACCAGCACGCCCGACACCCGGGCCCCCCCGGCAGGCACAGCACCGCCCTGGACCCCATGAGCAGCAGCGGCCCCAAAGCCTCCAGATACATGGACTACCTCAGGAGCAGGAGCGTGTTGCTCAGCCAGCCGTACTGGAACCCCTACGTAGACCCTCCCGCTctcccggccccggccccggcgcTGGCAGAGGCCAAGGTTAAGGTGGAGACATCAGGCGTGGGGGGGTATGCTGCCGTCGACGCTGCTGGTCTCCTCAATCTCTCCTCGTCGCCCGTTGCCCCCATCGCGGCTGAAGGTCCGGTAAAAACGGAGGGTCTGGTCCGGCACCAGTGCCCGTACTGCTCCCACACCACCAACTACCCTGAGGTGCTGTGGATCCACCAGCGTGTTGCTCATAGGGTCGacggcagcagctccatggccCCCAAGTGGGCCCCCAGCATAAACAGTCTCAAGAGCTCCAAGGCGGTGGGCTCTCAGTGGCGACGGACGGGGCCGCCGCCGTTCCTGGAAGGCAAGGACTGTCCAGCTTTACCCGCCCCCCGAACGCACCGCACGCAGCCTCCCGGCGCCGCCGCCCACGGCAGCAGCAAGCACCAAGCAACCCGGTCCAAGCACCTGCCCAAGGACCCGAGTCCCTCAGACGGGACGCCGTCCGGCGGGAAGACCTACCTCCAAGCTCAGCGGAAGACTGGTGAGCCCAAACCAGCAGCGGAGGGCGGGAGTAAAGGCCCCAGCGCCCAGACGGGTTCGTCCAACAGGTCCGTGCACGCCAAGGGGCTCCACAAGCCCAGAGCACCCCAGCACCGAGGCAACGCGGCGCCCGTGGAGGGAAGCTTCCCCCAGGAGGGTCTGGGTTTCATACTGGCACGGAACCACGGGGGAGCTCCGTCCAACGCcgccgcagacagactgcaccCGCGCAGGCAGGCGGCCGACTTCCCCTCAGCGCCCAAGGGTTCGGATCTTTGGGCCGCCATGAACATGTGGAGGCTGCACGGCGGGAAAGCTTACGTGGACCCGCTCCTCTTTGCTCAGGGAAAGACTGACTCGGCAGGGGAAGTGCCGGTGGACTTTGATGTTTTGAGTCTCCTGAAGAATTACAGTCCCCACGATCTGGCTGCTCTGTATCAGCACTGGGGCTTCGTTGATCCCAGGCTCGGCCCACAAG CCGTGCTGCAGGTGAACGGAAGCTTTGCAAGTGAAGTCCGATCCTCCTCAGAAGCGTCCAAACAA